A region from the Branchiostoma lanceolatum isolate klBraLanc5 chromosome 2, klBraLanc5.hap2, whole genome shotgun sequence genome encodes:
- the LOC136427922 gene encoding uncharacterized protein, which translates to MFRVIVWGALLLCGQLQYAKAASEIFRNAGFEGALGTDNWYCAGCTGEQHLGDKVEGAASMMASGRTAEWAGPSYTLPYGRGVLPGQTYQFQIFVKLLAGGATHVEVKINLATTFSDGDVNYQEVKRTDHISQNHGWERITSTWTVPSFDKEVTEMRLYIEGPPASTDILVDAASLTSAEAQAGLVEGLQTVSGAEMVTNPGFEGDLSGWYCMSCTGVHYTQDKHDGGGSMLAQDRTAEWAGPSQDLAWGSAIKSGYTYMFTMWVKLLDGGNTPYNVIAKVNYRFKDGSEDWIGIVSSKVTAQDGWVRISGGHTVPDYNDWVSSARLYAEGPPADVRFLIDDVSFLSFMDVTTDNWWHESNIRIDQHRKRYVTIRVQTPNADGISVEITQTKSHFAWGCAVNAWIMPDDARYRDFFLSNFEWAVFENNLKWTQNEPNEGQLEWGLADRTLEILENAGIPVRGHCVFWGVPEFVQGWLHNYWGGDLEQKCWKRVDDVVGRYAGRLVHWDVNNEMLHGDFYVQHTGSSQIRYEMFRKVKEKDPNAKLFLNDYNVVSYWGETNAYANQISEFLDNGAPVEGVGAQGHFGQRPDTVNVLHRLNVLSSRGLPIWITELDVNEPNEYVRADGYEDAMRAAFSHPAVEGVLIWGFWDQAHWRPNAALVNGDHFGINEAGRRWQRLVFNDWRTNLSLTVGIVTPEGKEFIFRGFHGNYDVKVKFHGQVVATKTFYLSPGAGALTVDVAMPNDIIVG; encoded by the exons ATGTTCCGTGTGATCGTTTGGGGTGCTCTGCTTCTTTGCGGCCAGTTGCAGTACGCTAAAGCAGCATCAGAAATATTCCGTAATGCCGGGTTTGAGGGAGCTTTAGGAACAGATAACTGGTACTGTGCAGGCTGTACCGGTGAGCAGCATTTGGGCGACAAGGTGGAGGGGGCCGCTAGCATGATGGCCAGTGGGAG GACAGCTGAATGGGCCGGCCCTTCGTACACTCTCCCGTATGGCCGTGGCGTCCTTCCCGGTCAGACGTACCAGTTCCAAATCTTCGTCAAACTGCTGGCCGGAGGGGCGACACACGTCGAGGTCAAGATCAATCTTGCAACCACCTTCTCTG ATGGAGATGTGAACTATCAGGAGGTGAAGCGGACAGACCACATCAGTCAGAATCACGGATGGGAGAGGATCACAAGCACCTGGACTGTACCAT CTTTTGACAAAGAGGTAACAGAGATGCGCCTGTACATTGAGGGTCCTCCTGCTAGTACTGACATACTTGTGGACGCAGCATCTCTGACGTCAGCTGAGGCACAGGCAGGGCTGGTCGAAGGCCTACAG ACAGTTTCCGGTGCAGAAATGGTGACCAATCCCGGATTTGAGGGTGACCTCAGCGGCTGGTACTGCATGTCgtgtacaggagtgcattacacaCAAGACAAACACGATGGAGGCGGATCTATGTTGGCTCAGGACAG GACTGCCGAGTGGGCGGGTCCATCTCAGGACTTGGCCTGGGGATCGGCCATTAAGAGCGGCTATACCTACATGTTCACCATGTGGGTCAAATTACTGGATGGTGGAAATACACCCTACAATGTAATTGCTAAGGTGAATTATAGGTTCAAAG ACGGATCCGAGGACTGGATTGGGATAGTTTCCTCAAAAGTGACAGCCCAAGATGGCTGGGTGAGGATATCCGGAGGACACACTGTACCTG ACTACAACGACTGGGTGAGCAGCGCCCGGCTGTACGCGGAAGGTCCGCCGGCTGACGTGCGCTTCCTCATCGATGACGTGTCGTTCCTGTCGTTCATGGACGTGACGACAGACAACTGGTGGCACGAGTCCAACATCAGGATCGACCAGCATCGCAAACGATACGTCACCATCAG GGTACAGACTCCAAACGCAGATGGCATCAGTGTGGAG ATCACCCAGACCAAATCGCACTTTGCCTGGGGCTGCGCAGTAAACGCCTGGATCATGCCTGATGACGCCCGGTACAGAGATTTCTTCCTCAGCAACTTCGAGTGGGCAGTCTTCGAGAACAACCTCAAATGGACGCAAAATGAACCAAACGAA GGTCAGCTTGAGTGGGGGTTAGCTGACCGAACATTGGAAATACTGGAGAATGCTGG CATTCCAGTCCGTGGCCACTGTGTCTTCTGGGGTGTGCCAGAATTTGTACAGGGTTGGCTGCACAACTACTGGGGCGGAGATTTAGAGCAGAAGTGCTGGAAAAGAGTTGACGATGTTGTGGGGCGTTATGCCGGAAG GTTGGTCCACTGGGATGTGAACAACGAGATGTTGCACGGTGACTTCTACGTGCAACACACGGGCAGCTCCCAGATCCGGTACGAGATGTTCCGGAAGGTGAAGGAGAAGGACCCGAACGCCAAACTCTTCCTCAACGACTACAACGTCGTCAGCTACTGGGGAGAGACCAAT gCCTATGCTAACCAGATTTCCGAGTTCCTTGACAATGGAGCGCCAGTAGAAGGTGTCGGAGCCCAGGGACATTTTGGCCAACGCCCGGACACTGTTAACGTGCTG CACCGTCTTAACGTTCTCTCCTCTCGGGGCCTACCAATCTGGATAACCGAGCTGGACGTTAATGAGCCCAACGAGTATGTGAGGGCAGACGGTTACGAGGACGCCATGCGGGCTGCCTTCAGTCATCCGGCGGTGGAGGGAGTTCTGATCTGGGGTTTCTGGGACCAGGCACACTGGAGACCGAATGCTGCATTAGTGAATGGCGACCATTTTGGG ATCAACGAGGCCGGTCGCCGTTGGCAGCGGCTTGTCTTCAACGACTGGCGCACCAACCTGTCCCTCACGGTCGGCATCGTGACGCCAGAAGGCAAGGAGTTCATCTTCCgtggtttccatggtaactACGACGTCAAGGTCAAGTTCCACGGTCAGGTGGTGGCCACGAAGACGTTCTACCTGTCTCCTGGAGCCGGCGCCCTTACTGTGGATGTGGCCATGCCCAACGACATTATTGTCGGCTGA
- the LOC136427923 gene encoding alpha-(1,3)-fucosyltransferase 7-like: MEFKKQQYLLNKCERLLTLCFLMYLTFITHSYVSTMPGSLSQLVGYNRTEVSHSDYEVENVSLIQRSALPRYDNFVPSDSKQFYKTWHVEASTLPVKKSPEHKKIIIWNPAEVWPTPGAIPCLSLPQCEFVKMKIKLNNRKRKKIKTEDADAIIFRGIYHIPPVYSRNWFPKTRPEHQVWIYFPFDCPPITRGIDLNSYAGVFNWTMSYRNDSDILAPWGHITTTYKALTETPPTPNKDYAIEKNKLVIWYVSDCYKYQTRFIYAAELIKHIQVDVFGVCGNVSGSCKKDRQDRACIKEHVRPYKFYLAFENFKCVEYITEKFWHNSLDYDIVPVVLGAPKDHYERVVPPNSFIHVDDFESPEALANYLKYLDQNDDKYNEYFAWKTKPPKTLPDFESRFCEVCKKLLEAPPTERKVYTDVDKWWNGENYEVCEETVWDGALRAAKNAKHFP; encoded by the coding sequence ATGGAGTTCAAAAAACAACAATACCTTTTGAACAAGTGCGAACGTCTTCTGACATTATGTTTCCTCATGTATCTTACGTTCATCACACATAGTTATGTATCAACGATGCCGGGGAGCCTAAGTCAGTTGGTTGGTTACAACAGGACTGAAGTTTCCCACAGTGACTATGAAGTTGAAAACGTGTCTCTCATTCAGCGCTCTGCACTCCCCAGATACGACAACTTCGTTCCTTCTGATTCTAAGCAATTCTACAAAACCTGGCACGTAGAAGCCTCGACTCTACCAGTTAAGAAGTCACCAGAACACAAGAAAATCATCATTTGGAACCCGGCTGAAGTATGGCCGACTCCAGGAGCAATACCGTGTCTCTCGCTGCCTCAGTGTGAATTCGTTAAGATGAAAATTAAGTTGAATAACAGGAAGCGAAAAAAGATTAAGACAGAAGATGCTGATGCCATCATCTTCCGAGGTATATATCACATACCTCCAGTCTACAGCAGAAACTGGTTTCCTAAGACACGGCCCGAGCATCAGGTTTGGATCTATTTTCCGTTCGACTGTCCGCCTATCACAAGAGGCATCGACTTGAATTCTTATGCAGGAGTCTTCAACTGGACGATGTCGTACAGAAATGATTCAGACATTCTCGCGCCATGGGGTCATATCACCACGACTTACAAAGCACTGACTGAAACCCCACCTACTCCAAACAAAGACTACGCAATTGAGAAAAATAAGCTAGTCATTTGGTATGTCAGTGATTGCTACAAATATCAAACTCGGTTTATATATGCAGCTGAATTGATCAAGCACATCCAAGTGGACGTTTTTGGAGTCTGTGGAAATGTTAGCGGCTCATGTAAGAAAGATAGGCAAGATCGGGCATGTATAAAAGAACACGTTCGCCCGTACAAATTCTATTTGgcatttgaaaattttaaatGCGTTGAGTATATAACGGAAAAGTTCTGGCATAATTCCCTTGATTATGACATCGTTCCCGTCGTATTGGGAGCTCCAAAGGATCATTATGAAAGAGTTGTTCCACCGAACTCTTTTATTCATGTAGATGACTTCGAATCCCCAGAGGCATTGGCAAACTACTTGAAGTATCTGGACCAAAACGACGATAAGTATAACGAATATTTTGCTTGGAAAACTAAACCTCCAAAGACCCTCCCAGACTTTGAATCCAGATTTTGTGAAGTTTGTAAGAAGCTTCTCGAGGCTCCTCCGACGGAGAGAAAGGTGTACACGGACGTAGACAAGTGGTGGAACGGTGAAAACTACGAGGTCTGCGAAGAAACGGTGTGGGATGGTGCACTTAGGGCTGCAAAGAATGCAAAGCATTTCCCCTAG